In a genomic window of Occallatibacter riparius:
- a CDS encoding serine/threonine-protein kinase, with protein MAKRTIEQYEIVRRLGAGGSGVVYLATDTLLQRPVVLKILRTGVMSAEKGRATMLREARLASAIEHPNVCAIYEVGESGGEAYIVMQYVPGQSLDQLIARGPARPQLVLSVGIQVADGLQAAHALGIFHRDLKPQNVMLTEGGLAKILDFGLARRLRPEDATFDPAKPALAKEAKLAATYTARGGTIRYMAPEQFVTGHSSVQSDIWALGVILYELVSGRYPFARPDAEDFQAIRSIQFADPPDLAEAAPNIPAELRSVILTCLEKNPSARYTSAAEVREALKTIMKALQIETGSIPGDAAANLPTTDAEAEKRNTGLLSMLAERFRESAGDRPHPNSLVVLPFANLGASEVAPLYGYALADAIAARLARIPGLVVRPTSTLMALPVAQMDPLQVGQRLLVSFVLAGSFLRSQHGFDLNWQLLEVGSQSVRSGGAIQVTSLDLIAVQNEISTEVFAALHGLSANEQIDAPRSVAREASLPGLVSEEYLQARALLSSFMVRTGSRADLDRAHALFTSVTSKDPEFAAGWSGLGIAELQYTRHGFAGQSHIMLARRAFDQALKLDPAATEPNLYRVYMLLSRGEKESARHGILNLLSIAENDWNVHMVAGLALRGDGMYDEALAQFNRALKLNPANAAILYNHRARVYHYQNQLELAGDELDKGLALEPRHPLLRTSSGYQQMRLGNIGAAIDILESVIRDDQFLRIAVPTLAICYVSAGERAQAAALLKDETLAAAEADSEMAYRLATYFAVEGDATEALHWLRRAIYLGNENYPWFQKNPAWNNFRTNADFDRILEDLKKSFRKNQKTWKRLLEQVPREPE; from the coding sequence ATGGCAAAACGAACGATCGAACAATATGAGATTGTGCGCCGGCTCGGCGCCGGAGGCAGCGGCGTTGTCTACCTGGCAACCGACACCCTGCTGCAGCGCCCCGTCGTGCTCAAAATCCTTCGCACCGGCGTAATGTCGGCCGAGAAGGGCCGCGCCACCATGTTGCGCGAAGCCCGCCTCGCCTCTGCCATCGAGCATCCCAACGTCTGCGCCATTTACGAAGTGGGCGAGAGCGGCGGCGAAGCCTACATTGTCATGCAGTACGTCCCCGGCCAGTCGCTCGACCAGCTGATTGCGCGCGGGCCAGCCAGACCGCAGCTTGTCCTCTCGGTCGGCATTCAGGTTGCCGATGGCCTTCAGGCCGCCCATGCGCTCGGCATCTTCCATCGCGATCTCAAGCCGCAGAACGTGATGCTCACCGAAGGCGGCCTGGCCAAAATCCTCGACTTCGGATTGGCGCGCCGTCTTCGGCCTGAAGACGCTACCTTCGATCCAGCCAAGCCCGCGCTTGCCAAAGAGGCTAAGCTCGCCGCCACCTATACAGCGCGCGGCGGCACCATCCGCTACATGGCTCCCGAGCAGTTCGTCACCGGCCACTCCAGCGTGCAGTCCGACATCTGGGCTCTCGGCGTCATCCTTTACGAACTCGTCTCCGGCCGCTACCCGTTCGCGCGCCCTGATGCCGAAGACTTCCAGGCCATCCGCTCCATTCAGTTTGCCGATCCGCCTGATCTCGCCGAGGCAGCTCCGAACATCCCCGCCGAGCTGCGAAGCGTCATTCTGACGTGTCTCGAAAAGAATCCTTCCGCACGGTACACCTCCGCTGCCGAGGTCCGCGAAGCCCTCAAGACCATCATGAAGGCTCTGCAGATCGAAACCGGCAGTATCCCCGGCGATGCGGCTGCCAACCTGCCCACCACCGACGCCGAAGCCGAGAAGCGCAATACCGGCCTCCTTTCGATGCTCGCCGAGCGCTTCCGCGAGTCCGCCGGCGACCGCCCCCATCCGAACTCGCTCGTCGTCCTGCCGTTCGCGAATCTCGGTGCCAGCGAGGTTGCGCCGCTCTACGGCTACGCACTGGCCGACGCCATTGCGGCGCGCCTTGCGCGCATCCCAGGCCTTGTCGTCCGCCCCACCAGCACGCTCATGGCCCTGCCCGTCGCGCAGATGGATCCGCTCCAGGTGGGCCAGCGCCTTCTTGTTTCGTTCGTTCTTGCCGGCAGCTTTCTTCGCTCCCAGCACGGCTTCGACCTCAACTGGCAGTTGCTGGAAGTCGGCTCGCAAAGCGTCCGCTCCGGGGGAGCCATCCAGGTCACTTCGCTCGATCTCATCGCCGTCCAGAACGAAATCTCGACTGAAGTCTTTGCCGCCTTGCATGGCCTCAGCGCCAACGAGCAGATCGACGCTCCTCGCTCCGTCGCGCGCGAGGCCTCGCTTCCCGGTCTCGTCAGTGAAGAGTACCTGCAGGCTCGTGCTCTACTCAGCTCTTTCATGGTGCGCACCGGATCGCGTGCCGATCTCGACCGCGCACATGCGCTTTTCACCAGCGTCACCAGCAAAGACCCGGAGTTTGCTGCCGGTTGGAGTGGCCTCGGCATCGCCGAGTTGCAGTACACGCGCCACGGCTTCGCCGGCCAGAGCCACATCATGCTCGCGCGTCGCGCCTTTGACCAGGCTCTCAAACTCGACCCCGCCGCCACCGAGCCCAATCTTTACCGCGTGTACATGCTTCTCTCGCGCGGTGAAAAGGAATCCGCCCGTCACGGAATCCTGAACCTGCTCTCTATCGCCGAGAACGACTGGAACGTCCACATGGTCGCGGGGCTCGCGCTGCGCGGCGATGGAATGTACGATGAGGCGCTTGCCCAGTTCAACCGTGCTCTCAAGCTGAACCCAGCAAACGCGGCCATTCTTTATAACCATCGCGCCCGCGTCTATCACTACCAAAACCAGCTGGAACTCGCCGGCGATGAGCTCGACAAAGGGCTCGCTCTCGAGCCGCGGCACCCGTTGCTCCGCACATCTTCCGGCTATCAGCAGATGCGCCTCGGGAATATCGGCGCCGCCATCGATATCCTGGAGAGCGTCATCCGTGACGACCAGTTTCTCCGCATCGCCGTTCCCACGCTTGCCATCTGCTATGTGTCCGCCGGCGAGCGCGCCCAGGCCGCGGCGCTGCTCAAGGATGAGACGCTGGCTGCTGCCGAAGCTGACAGCGAGATGGCCTACCGGCTTGCAACGTACTTCGCCGTGGAAGGTGACGCCACGGAAGCGCTGCATTGGCTGCGCCGCGCCATCTATCTGGGCAACGAGAACTATCCCTGGTTCCAGAAGAATCCCGCGTGGAACAACTTCCGCACCAACGCCGACTTCGACCGCATCCTCGAAGACCTGAAGAAGTCGTTCCGCAAGAACCAGAAGACCTGGAAACGCCTCCTCGAGCAAGTCCCACGCGAACCCGAGTAA
- a CDS encoding sigma-54-dependent transcriptional regulator yields MVADDQPHILEAVELLLQPQGIIVDCVRSPQLALEALGQTDYDVLLIDLNYTRDTTSGQEGLDLLARIQEMDSRLPVIVMTAWGNIDLAVESMKRGARDFIQKPWENERLISLIKVHAELHQALRRARQLELENRLLRAEGMPEFVASAPSMQPVLELIAQVGPSDANVLITGEHGTGKEIVAKLLHAASPRSRMPLVAVNAGGLPEGTFESEIFGHVKGAFTDARTDRIGRFELANNGTLFLDEIANVPMRQQAKLLRVLETGELERVGSSQTRRVDVRVLSATNAQLHEEAVAGNFREDLLFRLNTVEIHLPALRDRREDIPLLAVHFLNRSRARYRKQVTGFSSAAMQQMMQYAWPGNVRELEHTVERAILLCRTDEIDPSNLAISTARATTPSFDNMSIDEVEALLIRKVLRRCDGNISQAADVLGLSRAALYRRIEKYGL; encoded by the coding sequence CTGGTAGCCGACGATCAACCGCACATCCTCGAGGCTGTAGAGTTGCTCCTGCAGCCTCAGGGGATCATTGTCGATTGCGTCCGCTCGCCGCAGCTAGCTCTTGAAGCGCTAGGCCAAACCGACTACGATGTACTGCTCATCGACCTCAATTACACGCGCGACACGACCTCCGGGCAGGAAGGTCTCGACCTTCTGGCCCGCATCCAGGAGATGGACTCGCGCCTCCCTGTGATCGTGATGACAGCCTGGGGCAACATCGACCTGGCTGTCGAAAGCATGAAGCGCGGAGCACGCGATTTCATCCAGAAGCCGTGGGAGAACGAGCGACTCATCAGCCTCATCAAGGTCCATGCCGAACTGCACCAGGCCTTGCGCCGCGCCCGCCAGCTTGAGTTGGAGAACCGCCTTCTGCGCGCCGAAGGCATGCCGGAATTTGTTGCCAGCGCTCCTTCCATGCAGCCGGTACTCGAGCTCATCGCTCAGGTTGGCCCGTCGGACGCCAACGTGCTTATTACCGGTGAGCACGGCACCGGCAAAGAAATCGTCGCCAAGCTCCTGCACGCTGCATCGCCGCGCTCGCGCATGCCATTGGTCGCGGTGAACGCCGGCGGATTGCCTGAAGGCACGTTCGAGAGTGAGATCTTCGGCCATGTCAAGGGTGCATTCACTGACGCCCGCACTGACCGCATCGGCCGCTTCGAACTCGCCAACAACGGCACGTTGTTCCTCGACGAAATCGCCAACGTCCCTATGCGTCAGCAGGCCAAGCTGCTCCGCGTACTTGAGACCGGAGAACTTGAGCGCGTCGGCTCATCGCAAACGCGCCGCGTCGATGTTCGCGTGCTCTCCGCAACTAACGCCCAACTTCACGAAGAGGCTGTGGCCGGCAATTTCCGCGAAGATCTTCTCTTCCGTTTGAACACGGTGGAGATTCATCTCCCCGCGCTGCGCGATCGCCGCGAAGACATCCCGCTGCTGGCGGTGCACTTCCTCAATCGCAGTCGCGCGCGCTATCGCAAGCAGGTCACCGGCTTCTCGTCCGCCGCGATGCAGCAGATGATGCAATATGCGTGGCCGGGCAATGTTCGCGAGCTCGAGCATACAGTCGAGCGCGCAATCCTGCTCTGTCGCACAGATGAGATCGACCCATCGAATCTGGCCATCTCAACGGCGCGTGCCACTACACCCTCTTTCGATAATATGAGCATCGACGAAGTCGAGGCTCTTCTGATCCGCAAAGTGCTTCGCCGTTGCGACGGCAACATCTCGCAGGCTGCCGACGTGCTGGGGCTCAGCCGCGCCGCACTATATCGTCGTATCGAAAAATATGGCCTCTGA
- a CDS encoding NIPSNAP family protein: protein MATAAPLTRRAVLGGVAVAAIAQALDGTTAYPEARTRMMITCFIRYQIDPFQREAFQKYAENWGRIIPRCGGDLVGYFLPREGTNDIAWGLISFASLAEYEAYRQRLREDREAMENFSTAQHLRFILREERTFVEGVEGTIHRPSHMKQNG, encoded by the coding sequence ATGGCAACAGCAGCGCCACTCACAAGACGCGCGGTGTTAGGTGGCGTGGCCGTCGCCGCGATAGCGCAGGCGCTCGACGGCACTACGGCGTACCCGGAGGCAAGAACCCGCATGATGATCACGTGTTTCATCCGCTACCAGATCGATCCATTCCAGCGCGAAGCGTTCCAGAAATATGCCGAGAACTGGGGACGCATCATTCCGCGCTGCGGCGGCGACCTGGTCGGCTATTTTCTGCCTCGCGAAGGCACCAATGACATTGCTTGGGGCCTAATCTCGTTTGCCAGCCTTGCGGAATACGAGGCTTATCGGCAGCGGCTGCGCGAGGATCGCGAAGCAATGGAGAACTTCTCGACGGCGCAACATTTGCGCTTTATTCTGCGAGAGGAGCGGACGTTTGTAGAAGGTGTCGAAGGGACCATTCATCGTCCATCGCATATGAAACAGAACGGGTGA
- a CDS encoding retropepsin-like aspartic protease: MGRLGREAQAGSWCLLAAWAAMNLPGNCAFAQQTTSPAPQDQQQPGTGAQVHTGTNVGVTSEVRIRNLLADHQYFQVADELDQLSPEQAQFYRGLLANRSNDTPKSIELLEPLIDKVTASGDTANEKLLRKALAEDYLREGDWGKAAKAYETLESRMEGKLTPDEQAEIEMPVKMLPLAAANPPMTVDPCDKFLMQVSKNPLGLTDIPVFVDASPHSWMLDPTAPFNLVARSVAREVGLKVSDDAVTIRSLTGKPIKVHVTVIPRFTIGGRLTLRNMTAFVFDDADYSFPQTKYQVQGVLGYAALQALGSVKITGDATIEVVPGKEPDPATVASTKDGAALTAGKNGTDAPGAHFFLDGDQVIVALGSTGNERMFVVDAGGQQSYLTSRYYAEHASAFSGEPTSRFSIPSDPSIPPQPAYLAETVPLDVGGTMVRAHYLQVLAQPLGSAALDDVYGVLGIDVLDQLRSYTFDYRTMRFSVSPE; this comes from the coding sequence ATGGGCAGGTTGGGCAGAGAGGCACAAGCGGGAAGCTGGTGCCTGTTGGCGGCGTGGGCAGCGATGAACCTGCCGGGTAATTGCGCTTTTGCGCAACAGACGACCTCACCTGCGCCTCAGGATCAACAGCAGCCCGGAACAGGCGCACAAGTGCACACCGGAACCAACGTCGGGGTCACTTCAGAGGTGCGGATCCGGAATCTGCTTGCGGATCATCAATACTTCCAGGTTGCGGATGAGCTGGACCAGCTGTCTCCAGAACAGGCCCAGTTTTATCGTGGCCTCCTTGCCAATCGATCGAACGACACGCCGAAGTCGATTGAACTGCTCGAGCCGCTGATCGACAAGGTGACGGCAAGCGGAGATACGGCGAACGAGAAGCTGCTGCGCAAAGCATTGGCAGAGGATTATCTGCGCGAGGGCGATTGGGGCAAGGCGGCCAAGGCGTACGAAACACTGGAATCGCGCATGGAGGGCAAGCTCACCCCAGATGAACAGGCCGAGATCGAGATGCCGGTGAAGATGCTTCCGCTGGCTGCGGCCAACCCGCCGATGACCGTAGACCCATGTGACAAGTTCCTGATGCAGGTGAGCAAGAACCCGCTGGGCCTGACGGATATTCCGGTGTTTGTGGATGCGTCGCCGCACAGCTGGATGCTCGATCCGACAGCGCCGTTCAATCTGGTTGCGCGCTCGGTCGCGCGTGAAGTGGGGCTGAAGGTTTCGGACGACGCAGTGACGATTCGGTCACTCACGGGCAAGCCGATCAAAGTGCACGTGACGGTGATTCCTCGCTTCACGATTGGCGGCAGGCTGACGCTGCGGAATATGACGGCATTTGTGTTTGACGACGCTGACTATTCCTTTCCGCAGACCAAATACCAGGTGCAGGGAGTGCTTGGATACGCGGCTCTACAGGCGCTGGGCAGCGTGAAGATCACAGGCGACGCGACGATTGAGGTAGTTCCTGGAAAGGAGCCCGATCCGGCCACGGTTGCGAGTACAAAAGACGGCGCGGCCTTAACGGCCGGCAAGAATGGAACAGATGCGCCGGGCGCCCACTTCTTTTTGGATGGCGATCAGGTGATCGTCGCGCTGGGGTCGACGGGGAACGAGCGGATGTTTGTGGTGGATGCGGGCGGACAGCAGAGCTATCTGACTTCGCGGTACTACGCCGAACATGCCAGCGCGTTCTCAGGAGAGCCAACGTCTCGATTCTCGATTCCGTCGGATCCTTCGATTCCGCCGCAGCCGGCGTATCTTGCAGAGACGGTGCCGCTGGATGTAGGCGGAACGATGGTGCGGGCGCACTATCTACAGGTGCTCGCGCAGCCGCTGGGTTCGGCGGCTCTGGATGATGTGTATGGGGTGCTCGGCATCGATGTGCTCGACCAATTGCGCAGCTATACGTTTGATTACCGGACGATGAGATTCAGCGTCAGCCCGGAGTAA
- a CDS encoding isocitrate lyase/PEP mutase family protein has product MVTQAVKAERFRALHERDRAFIIPNPWDAGTARMLAQLGFEALATTSAGYAFSRGTVDGAVGRDAMMAHVADLVAATDLPVSADLENGFGDSPETVAETIRMGAGQGLAGGSIEDATGNEADPIYRLEQARERIQAAAEAVRALPFTFTLTARAENFLHGRPDLKDTILRLQAYQEAGADVLYAPGLTSREDIAAVVGSVDRPVNVLAGMPAMRLSAAELSAIGVKRISTGSALARAALGGFLLSAKEMAIHGTFGFVEGAAANSKDVVPLLESWRKSSGQN; this is encoded by the coding sequence ATGGTGACGCAAGCGGTAAAAGCAGAGAGGTTTCGCGCGCTGCATGAGCGCGATAGGGCATTCATCATTCCGAACCCGTGGGATGCGGGAACGGCGCGCATGCTCGCGCAACTTGGCTTCGAAGCGCTGGCAACTACGAGCGCAGGTTATGCGTTTTCGCGCGGCACTGTTGATGGCGCAGTGGGACGCGATGCGATGATGGCGCACGTAGCGGACCTGGTGGCTGCGACGGATCTGCCGGTGAGCGCCGACCTGGAGAACGGCTTCGGAGACTCTCCTGAGACTGTTGCAGAGACGATTCGCATGGGCGCAGGGCAAGGGCTCGCGGGCGGATCGATTGAAGATGCGACGGGGAATGAGGCGGATCCAATTTATAGGCTGGAGCAGGCAAGAGAGCGCATTCAGGCTGCAGCAGAGGCTGTACGGGCGTTGCCGTTCACCTTTACGCTGACGGCGCGGGCCGAGAACTTTCTGCATGGCCGGCCCGATCTGAAGGACACGATTCTCCGGCTGCAGGCGTACCAGGAGGCCGGCGCGGATGTTCTCTATGCGCCGGGGCTCACGAGCAGAGAAGACATCGCGGCGGTAGTAGGGTCGGTGGATCGGCCGGTGAATGTGCTGGCGGGGATGCCGGCAATGCGGCTGAGCGCGGCGGAGCTTTCGGCGATCGGCGTGAAGCGCATCAGCACAGGTAGCGCGTTGGCCCGCGCGGCGCTAGGAGGCTTCCTTCTGAGCGCAAAAGAGATGGCGATTCACGGCACGTTCGGGTTTGTAGAGGGGGCAGCAGCGAACTCGAAAGATGTGGTGCCACTGCTGGAATCCTGGCGCAAATCTTCCGGCCAGAACTGA
- a CDS encoding sensor histidine kinase, whose protein sequence is MASERKPRRRRPRSAVRRAWLFCFWLSLPGLLFASILLYQQKLSTGAAILIACSLLLYLVLIAAALIESLVRPLQTLSNVVASMREADYSFRARGAGSPDALGELATEVNLLADLLQKQRVRSLEATALLARILEVMHAPLYAFDREDVLQLVNTAGTQLLNRPYARCFGHSAQELGLEDLLKSADQTIHSFGDKGTRWLLRKTSFRQEGIPHTLLLLADVSVPLQEEEQAAWKRLIRVLGHELSNSLAPIKSIAGSLLARVDAMDGDPDTMRDFRRGLGVVENRADSLHRFVQSYRLLAQLPPPHLKSVSLHRLLEQVVLLEQRLSVVLEAGPPITLHADPDQLEQMFINLLANAVDATVANNAQSVHVGWRVADSAAWVTIEDTGMGIANTDNLFVPFYTTKPKGSGVGLALAQQIARAHGGEIRLVNREGDEGARATVRLPIA, encoded by the coding sequence ATGGCCTCTGAGCGGAAGCCGCGCAGGCGCCGCCCACGCTCTGCGGTGCGGCGGGCGTGGCTCTTCTGTTTCTGGCTCTCACTGCCGGGACTGCTGTTCGCGAGTATTCTTCTTTACCAACAGAAGCTCAGCACCGGCGCGGCGATCCTGATCGCATGCTCGCTTCTGCTCTATCTCGTCTTGATCGCCGCGGCACTGATCGAGTCTCTCGTGCGCCCGTTGCAGACCCTGTCGAATGTCGTTGCGTCCATGCGCGAGGCCGACTACTCATTCCGCGCACGTGGAGCGGGCTCGCCCGACGCTCTGGGCGAACTCGCCACGGAAGTCAACCTCCTTGCTGACCTGCTTCAGAAGCAGCGCGTCCGCTCCCTCGAGGCTACTGCGCTCCTCGCTCGCATTCTCGAAGTCATGCACGCACCGCTCTACGCGTTCGATCGCGAAGACGTACTGCAGCTCGTGAACACGGCAGGAACACAGCTTCTGAACAGACCCTACGCGCGGTGCTTCGGGCACTCGGCACAGGAGCTTGGCTTGGAAGATCTGCTCAAATCAGCTGACCAGACGATACATTCCTTCGGCGACAAGGGCACTCGCTGGCTGCTCCGCAAAACGTCATTCCGTCAGGAGGGAATCCCTCATACACTGCTCTTGCTCGCGGATGTCAGCGTGCCCCTGCAGGAAGAGGAGCAGGCAGCGTGGAAACGGCTCATCCGCGTGCTGGGGCACGAACTTTCCAATTCGCTAGCGCCGATTAAATCCATTGCCGGCAGCCTGCTCGCGCGCGTCGATGCAATGGATGGCGACCCCGACACCATGCGCGATTTCCGGCGCGGCCTTGGTGTGGTAGAAAATCGCGCTGATTCGCTGCACCGTTTTGTGCAGTCCTATCGGCTCCTTGCGCAATTGCCGCCGCCGCACCTCAAATCCGTTTCGCTGCATCGCCTTCTTGAGCAGGTCGTCTTGCTCGAGCAGCGCCTTTCCGTTGTGCTCGAGGCGGGCCCTCCCATTACTCTGCACGCCGACCCGGATCAACTCGAACAAATGTTCATCAACCTGCTCGCCAACGCGGTGGATGCCACAGTCGCCAACAATGCGCAATCCGTACACGTCGGATGGCGCGTTGCCGATTCCGCTGCCTGGGTCACCATTGAAGACACAGGTATGGGCATTGCGAACACCGATAATCTGTTCGTGCCTTTCTATACCACAAAGCCTAAGGGCAGCGGCGTGGGCCTGGCTCTGGCACAGCAGATCGCCCGCGCCCATGGCGGTGAGATTCGCCTTGTAAATCGAGAAGGAGACGAAGGCGCACGCGCGACGGTCCGGCTTCCCATAGCCTGA
- a CDS encoding ArsR/SmtB family transcription factor: MNADVPVDAAVSRIAAAIGEPARTRMLYCLLDGRARTSTELAIIGEVTPPTASTHLNRLKADGLVTAHVQGRHRYYTLESAHVARALEALSVIAGRPAREFQPSTPTRYRLARSCYDHLAGRIGVAVFERMRANGWLRGIAADAANSYDLTHDGSSAIAAMRIDLEQARGQRRRFAYGCLDWSERRFHLAGALGAALFKSFLQCRWLERDLDSRALVVSAAGRRELRSRFNVEC, from the coding sequence ATGAATGCAGATGTCCCCGTAGATGCCGCTGTCTCGCGTATCGCGGCTGCCATCGGCGAGCCGGCGCGCACTCGCATGCTCTACTGCCTCCTCGATGGCCGCGCTCGCACCAGCACGGAACTGGCCATCATCGGCGAAGTCACTCCGCCAACTGCCAGCACGCATCTCAATCGCCTCAAGGCCGATGGCCTGGTGACCGCGCACGTCCAGGGAAGGCATCGCTACTACACCCTCGAGAGTGCTCACGTGGCCCGTGCTCTTGAAGCTCTGAGCGTCATCGCCGGCCGTCCTGCGAGGGAGTTTCAGCCGAGCACGCCAACGCGCTACCGTCTCGCGCGCAGTTGCTACGACCATCTCGCTGGCCGCATCGGAGTTGCGGTCTTCGAGCGCATGCGCGCCAATGGCTGGCTCCGCGGCATAGCGGCCGACGCCGCCAACAGCTACGACCTGACTCACGATGGCTCCTCCGCGATCGCTGCCATGCGGATCGACCTCGAGCAGGCCCGCGGGCAGCGCCGCCGTTTCGCATATGGCTGCCTTGACTGGAGCGAGCGGCGGTTTCACCTTGCCGGGGCGCTCGGCGCCGCTCTGTTTAAATCATTTCTTCAGTGCAGATGGTTGGAACGCGATCTCGATTCGCGCGCCCTCGTAGTCTCTGCTGCGGGTCGCCGCGAGTTGCGCAGCCGATTCAATGTGGAGTGTTGA
- a CDS encoding TolC family protein, producing MKDDRNQKAFDTQMNCRTHVPMRTRLQAVLAILLLQANLALAFEPAPAQQSTQAPPAVAPDTPAPTATTAPATQPTLAQTMQQQAAVPPQQPFYVELPHSRKPFSPYRPSTAPELNLANSPRLQNLMRDGKLYISLDDAIALAIENNLDLAYFRYNFPISQTDYARTKAGGSANGVNTGIVQSSTQGGFSGGNSGGGGSSGGGAAAGAGGIVTSTLGAGTAVPSFDPFINFKGFVDHNVTQEANQSQVGVPLFKENTIEGLVYYTQSFPLGTNVNINYQGERLTNNSPYFAINPELFSNFQFVLSQHLLAGFGFATNRRYMQIAKQNMQITDLAFRQQVIATVTQVENIYWDLVNAYQDEQIKENLLAFSQKTLSDDQKQLELGAIPAMQVMKDGSDVATSEGDLTVARATLRLNELLMKNAITKTDDPTIAVMPVIPLDTKGPDNPNATKSIDDLIAQAEKKRPDAAQDEIAMQKAAQNLQSIKSTLLPTLDAYGVYAGSGTAGEKNPNCHLGADQCASDVPPGFGDMFKNTFNYTAPEYQFGINLQINLRNRQAKADQFRTVLEYRQTQITFEEQKKTIRFDVRNSQFALQQAQARVDAAQKSNDLAQRTFDITKEEQKLGAKSNYDTLVAQHALAITQSALVAAKTEYEKRKVDIDRATGETLERMGVSIDDAKTGVVSHAP from the coding sequence TGCGCCCGACACGCCTGCGCCCACGGCGACTACGGCGCCGGCGACGCAGCCAACGCTCGCGCAGACCATGCAGCAGCAGGCTGCTGTGCCGCCGCAACAACCGTTTTATGTGGAACTCCCGCATTCGCGGAAGCCGTTCTCTCCATACAGGCCCAGCACGGCGCCCGAGTTGAACCTCGCCAATTCGCCGCGTCTGCAAAACCTCATGCGCGACGGCAAGCTCTACATCTCGCTGGACGACGCGATTGCTCTTGCGATTGAAAACAACCTCGATCTGGCCTACTTCCGTTACAACTTCCCCATTTCCCAAACAGACTATGCGCGTACCAAGGCCGGCGGCAGCGCAAATGGCGTCAATACGGGGATTGTGCAGTCATCCACGCAGGGTGGTTTTTCCGGCGGCAATTCAGGTGGCGGTGGTAGCAGTGGCGGCGGTGCGGCTGCGGGAGCAGGCGGCATCGTCACCTCCACGCTGGGTGCCGGAACTGCGGTCCCCTCATTCGATCCCTTCATCAACTTCAAAGGGTTCGTGGACCACAATGTCACCCAGGAGGCAAATCAATCTCAGGTCGGTGTCCCTCTCTTCAAAGAGAATACGATTGAGGGTTTGGTGTATTACACCCAGTCATTTCCGCTGGGCACAAACGTGAACATTAATTACCAGGGCGAGCGCCTCACCAACAATAGCCCCTACTTTGCCATTAATCCCGAGCTCTTTTCAAATTTCCAGTTTGTACTTTCGCAGCATTTACTGGCCGGCTTTGGATTCGCGACGAATCGTCGCTACATGCAGATCGCGAAGCAGAATATGCAGATCACTGATCTGGCCTTTCGCCAGCAGGTGATTGCGACGGTCACGCAAGTCGAGAACATCTATTGGGACCTTGTGAATGCCTATCAGGACGAGCAGATCAAGGAGAATCTGCTGGCGTTTTCGCAGAAGACTCTGTCCGACGACCAAAAGCAACTTGAGCTTGGCGCCATTCCCGCGATGCAGGTCATGAAGGACGGATCGGACGTTGCTACCAGCGAGGGCGATCTTACAGTGGCGCGCGCCACGCTGCGTCTGAATGAACTCCTGATGAAAAACGCGATCACCAAGACCGACGATCCGACCATTGCCGTGATGCCGGTGATCCCTCTCGATACCAAGGGTCCGGACAATCCCAACGCAACGAAATCGATTGACGACCTGATTGCCCAGGCCGAAAAGAAGCGCCCCGATGCCGCCCAGGACGAGATCGCAATGCAAAAGGCGGCGCAGAATCTGCAGTCCATCAAAAGCACCCTGCTCCCGACATTGGACGCCTATGGTGTGTATGCGGGATCGGGAACGGCCGGAGAGAAGAATCCAAACTGCCATCTAGGCGCGGATCAATGCGCTTCGGATGTCCCCCCGGGGTTCGGCGACATGTTCAAAAACACCTTCAACTACACCGCGCCTGAATATCAATTCGGCATCAATCTGCAGATCAATCTGCGCAACCGCCAGGCCAAGGCCGATCAGTTCAGAACCGTCTTGGAGTATCGGCAGACACAGATCACATTCGAGGAGCAGAAGAAGACTATCCGCTTCGACGTGCGCAACTCGCAGTTCGCCTTGCAGCAGGCGCAGGCCCGCGTAGACGCAGCACAGAAGTCGAATGATCTGGCGCAGCGTACATTTGACATCACCAAGGAGGAACAGAAGCTCGGAGCCAAGTCCAACTACGACACGCTGGTCGCGCAGCACGCGCTGGCCATCACCCAGTCCGCTCTCGTGGCTGCAAAGACCGAGTATGAGAAGCGTAAAGTGGACATCGATCGCGCCACTGGCGAGACTTTGGAACGCATGGGTGTTTCGATCGATGATGCCAAAACAGGGGTCGTCTCGCATGCGCCGTAA